From the Pseudomonas sp. SORT22 genome, one window contains:
- a CDS encoding methyl-accepting chemotaxis protein gives MNKSLRFSHKILLAASLIVMIAFTLFTLYNDFLQRNAIREDLENYLEEMGETTSTNIKNLFDGRILLVQNVAQNIAAFPEADKVGTLLGQQALVSSFLTIYLGDVNGGFTIRPQTKMPDGYDPRVRPWYKDGMAANGPILTEPYIDVSTGKMVISVVATAARNVGVVGGDLALDGLTEIINSLNFGGMGYAFLINDQGKILVHPDKNLVMKSLSDLFPQNTPRISKEPSEVELDGKTRILSFAPVKGLPSANWYIGLSVDKDEAYSMLSKFRTSAVIATLVAVVIIIALLGLLIRVLMQPLHTMTRAMEDIAEGEGDLTKRLAIHNHDEFGILGTAFNRFVERIHGSIREVSSATEQVNEVALRVVSASNSSMVNSDEQSNRTNSVAAAINQLGAAAQEIAHNAAQASQQASSARHLAEEGQQVVDRSIQAMNRLSDLICTSSAHIETLNSKTVNIGQILEVITSISQQTNLLALNAAIEAARAGEAGRGFAVVADEVRNLAHRTQESAQQVQNMIEELQVGARESVDTMGQSQRHSQDSVEIANQAGERLGSVTLRIGEIDGMNQSVATATEEQTAVVDSINMDINEINMLNQEGVENLQSTLRACADLEQQASRLKQLVGSFRI, from the coding sequence ATGAACAAAAGCCTCCGATTCAGCCACAAGATCCTATTGGCCGCCTCGCTGATCGTCATGATCGCCTTTACCCTGTTTACCTTGTACAACGATTTCTTGCAGCGTAATGCCATTCGCGAGGATCTGGAAAACTATCTTGAAGAAATGGGCGAAACCACTTCGACCAATATCAAGAACCTGTTTGACGGTCGTATTCTGCTGGTACAAAACGTTGCACAAAACATTGCCGCGTTTCCCGAGGCTGACAAAGTCGGCACGCTGCTCGGCCAACAAGCGCTGGTCTCAAGTTTCCTGACCATTTACCTGGGTGACGTCAATGGCGGTTTCACCATCCGCCCACAGACCAAGATGCCCGACGGCTACGACCCGCGCGTACGCCCCTGGTATAAAGACGGCATGGCCGCCAACGGGCCGATCCTGACCGAACCTTATATTGATGTCAGCACCGGCAAGATGGTCATTTCGGTGGTGGCGACCGCTGCGCGCAACGTTGGCGTGGTCGGTGGCGACCTGGCCCTCGACGGCCTGACCGAGATCATCAACTCGCTGAACTTCGGCGGCATGGGCTACGCCTTCCTGATCAACGATCAAGGCAAGATCCTCGTGCACCCGGATAAAAACCTGGTGATGAAGTCGCTGTCGGACCTGTTCCCACAGAACACCCCGCGCATCAGCAAGGAACCGAGCGAGGTCGAACTTGACGGCAAGACCCGGATCCTCAGCTTCGCCCCGGTCAAGGGCCTGCCTTCGGCTAACTGGTACATCGGCCTGTCGGTAGACAAGGACGAGGCCTACTCGATGCTGAGCAAGTTCCGCACCTCGGCGGTGATTGCCACCCTGGTCGCCGTGGTCATCATCATTGCCCTGCTCGGCCTGCTGATCCGCGTACTGATGCAACCGCTGCACACCATGACCCGGGCCATGGAGGACATCGCCGAAGGTGAGGGCGACCTGACCAAGCGTCTGGCGATCCATAACCACGACGAATTCGGCATCCTCGGCACCGCCTTCAACCGCTTCGTCGAGCGCATCCACGGCTCGATCCGCGAAGTGTCCTCGGCCACCGAGCAGGTCAACGAAGTGGCCCTGCGGGTAGTCAGCGCCTCCAACTCGTCGATGGTCAACTCCGACGAGCAGTCCAACCGCACCAACAGCGTTGCCGCGGCGATCAACCAGTTGGGCGCCGCCGCCCAGGAAATCGCCCACAACGCCGCGCAAGCCTCGCAACAGGCAAGCTCGGCACGGCATCTGGCTGAAGAAGGCCAGCAGGTGGTCGATCGCAGCATCCAGGCGATGAACCGTCTGTCGGACCTGATCTGCACTTCCAGCGCACACATCGAGACGCTCAACAGCAAAACGGTGAACATCGGCCAGATCCTCGAAGTGATCACCAGCATCTCGCAGCAGACCAACCTGCTGGCGCTCAACGCCGCCATCGAGGCGGCACGCGCAGGGGAAGCCGGTCGCGGTTTTGCTGTGGTCGCCGATGAAGTACGCAACCTGGCGCACCGCACCCAGGAGTCGGCGCAGCAAGTGCAGAACATGATCGAAGAGCTGCAGGTCGGCGCCCGTGAATCGGTCGACACCATGGGCCAAAGCCAGCGCCACAGCCAGGACAGCGTCGAGATCGCCAACCAGGCCGGTGAGCGCCTGGGCAGCGTAACCCTGCGCATCGGCGAGATCGACGGCATGAACCAGTCGGTGGCCACCGCCACCGAAGAACAAACCGCCGTGGTCGATTCGATCAACATGGACATCAACGAAATCAACATGCTCAACCAGGAAGGGGTCGAGAACCTGCAGTCGACCCTGCGCGCCTGCGCCGACCTGGAGCAACAAGCCAGCCGCCTGAAACAACTGGTGGGCAGCTTCCGTATTTGA
- a CDS encoding helicase HerA-like domain-containing protein, with protein MPDSSQFVLGADLAGQPVAQAMRLANRHGLVAGATGTGKTVTLQHMAEAFSDAGVAVFAADVKGDLCGLGAAGNPQGKVAERIAGMPWLNHRPQAYPVSLWDIHGQSGHPLRTTLSEMGPLLLGNLLELTDSQQAALYAAFKVADREGLLLLDIKDLKALLAHLKDNPQLLGEDSALMTTGSSQALLRRLATLEQQGAEALFGEPALQLEDILQPDVDGRGRIHLLDASRLVHEAPKVYATFLLWLLAELFEQLPERGDAEKPLLALFFDEAHLLFNGTPKALQDRLEQVVRLIRSKGVGVYFVTQSPGDLPDDVLAQLGLRVQHGLRAFTAKEQKSLKAVADGFRPNPQFDTLSVLTELGIGEALVGTLQEKGTPGMVQRVLIAPPQSRIGPLSAAERAALIAASPLVGRYDKPIDRESAYEMLNARKGGAAEPEQAPAAAEESLADKAGEFLQSAAGQAIKSAVRQAANQFGRQLVRGLMGSLLGGSKRR; from the coding sequence ATGCCTGACTCTTCGCAATTCGTGCTCGGCGCCGACCTCGCCGGGCAGCCGGTGGCCCAGGCCATGCGCCTGGCCAACCGTCACGGCCTGGTGGCCGGGGCGACCGGTACCGGCAAGACCGTAACCCTGCAACACATGGCCGAAGCCTTCAGCGACGCTGGCGTGGCGGTGTTTGCCGCTGATGTCAAAGGCGATCTGTGCGGCCTGGGCGCGGCGGGCAACCCCCAGGGCAAGGTGGCCGAGCGCATTGCCGGCATGCCCTGGCTTAACCATCGGCCTCAGGCTTATCCGGTCAGCTTGTGGGATATTCACGGTCAGTCTGGTCACCCGCTGCGCACCACCCTCAGCGAAATGGGCCCGTTGTTGTTGGGCAATTTGCTGGAGCTGACCGACAGCCAGCAGGCGGCGTTGTATGCCGCGTTCAAGGTCGCCGACCGCGAAGGCCTGTTGCTACTCGACATCAAGGACCTCAAGGCGCTGCTGGCGCACCTGAAGGACAACCCGCAACTGCTCGGTGAAGACAGTGCGCTGATGACCACCGGCTCCAGCCAGGCCCTGTTGCGGCGCCTGGCAACCCTCGAGCAGCAGGGCGCTGAGGCGCTGTTTGGCGAGCCGGCCTTGCAACTGGAAGACATTCTGCAGCCGGATGTCGATGGTCGCGGACGCATTCACCTGCTCGACGCCAGCCGCCTGGTGCATGAGGCGCCGAAGGTCTATGCGACCTTCCTGCTGTGGCTGTTGGCCGAACTGTTCGAGCAATTGCCCGAGCGTGGCGATGCCGAAAAACCGTTGCTGGCCCTGTTCTTTGATGAGGCCCACTTGCTGTTCAATGGCACCCCCAAGGCCCTGCAGGACCGGCTGGAGCAGGTGGTGCGGCTGATCCGTTCCAAGGGCGTAGGTGTGTACTTTGTCACCCAGTCGCCGGGCGATCTGCCGGATGATGTCCTCGCGCAGTTGGGCCTGCGCGTCCAGCACGGCCTGCGGGCATTCACCGCCAAGGAGCAGAAATCCCTCAAGGCCGTGGCCGATGGTTTCCGCCCCAACCCGCAATTCGACACCTTGAGCGTGCTCACCGAGCTGGGCATCGGTGAGGCCCTGGTCGGTACCCTGCAGGAAAAGGGCACGCCGGGTATGGTCCAGCGTGTACTGATTGCCCCGCCGCAGTCGCGCATCGGGCCGCTGAGCGCCGCCGAACGGGCAGCGCTGATTGCCGCTTCGCCCTTGGTCGGGCGTTATGACAAACCGATCGACCGTGAATCGGCCTATGAAATGCTCAATGCCCGTAAAGGCGGCGCCGCTGAGCCTGAGCAGGCGCCGGCTGCGGCTGAAGAGAGCTTGGCCGACAAAGCCGGCGAGTTCCTGCAAAGCGCAGCAGGGCAGGCGATCAAGTCGGCGGTACGCCAGGCGGCCAACCAGTTCGGGCGCCAGTTGGTACGGGGCCTGATGGGTTCGTTGCTCGGCGGCAGCAAGCGCCGGTGA
- a CDS encoding inorganic phosphate transporter: MIDLFSGLDAWVLVSLLLALTFVLAFEFINGFHDTANAVATVIYTKAMPPHLAVFFSGVFNFLGVLLGGVGVAYAIVHLLPVELLINVNTGHGLAMVFSLLAAAITWNLGTWYFGIPASSSHTLIGSILGVGLANALISDIPLGDGVNWQKAIDIGMSLVLSPMAGFAVAALVLLGLKWWRPLSKMHKTPEQRRKLDDKKHPPFWNRLVLVISAMGVSFVHGSNDGQKGIGLIMLVLIGIVPSAFVLDLNSTTYQIERTRDATLHLNQFYQRNEATLGEFLALGKAKEGDLPEQFSCNPQQTEPTINALLDSLKGVADYRSLTPEKRIEVRRYLLCLDDTAKKVGKLPGLQAREKADLDKLRKDLTATTEYAPFWVILAVALALGLGTMVGWKRVVLTIGEKIGKQGMTYAQGMSAQITAACAIGMANIFSLPVSTTHVLSSGVAGTMVANKSGLQGGTVRTILLAWVLTLPATVGLSAALFWLATKAIG; the protein is encoded by the coding sequence ATGATCGATTTATTCAGCGGACTTGATGCCTGGGTACTGGTGAGCTTGCTGCTCGCTCTGACCTTCGTACTCGCCTTCGAGTTCATCAATGGCTTTCATGACACCGCTAACGCGGTAGCTACAGTCATCTATACCAAAGCCATGCCGCCGCACCTGGCCGTGTTCTTCTCCGGCGTGTTCAACTTCCTCGGGGTTCTGCTCGGCGGTGTCGGCGTGGCGTATGCCATCGTTCACCTGCTGCCGGTCGAACTGCTGATCAACGTGAACACCGGCCACGGCCTGGCGATGGTCTTCTCTCTATTGGCTGCCGCCATCACCTGGAACCTGGGTACCTGGTACTTCGGGATCCCGGCGTCCAGTTCGCACACGTTGATCGGCTCGATCCTCGGCGTGGGCCTGGCCAACGCCCTGATCAGCGACATTCCGCTGGGTGACGGGGTCAACTGGCAGAAGGCAATCGATATCGGCATGTCGCTGGTACTGTCGCCGATGGCCGGTTTCGCTGTCGCCGCGCTGGTGCTGCTGGGCCTGAAATGGTGGCGACCACTGTCGAAGATGCACAAGACGCCGGAACAGCGCCGCAAACTCGACGACAAGAAGCACCCGCCATTCTGGAACCGCCTGGTGCTGGTAATTTCGGCGATGGGTGTGAGCTTCGTGCACGGTTCCAACGACGGTCAGAAAGGTATCGGCCTGATCATGCTGGTACTGATCGGTATCGTTCCATCGGCGTTCGTTCTCGACCTCAACAGCACCACCTACCAGATCGAGCGGACCCGCGACGCCACGCTGCACCTGAACCAGTTCTACCAGCGCAACGAAGCGACCCTGGGCGAATTCCTGGCCCTGGGCAAAGCCAAAGAAGGCGACCTGCCAGAACAGTTCAGTTGCAACCCGCAGCAGACCGAGCCGACCATCAATGCCTTGCTCGATTCGCTCAAAGGCGTGGCCGACTACCGTTCGCTGACACCGGAAAAACGCATTGAAGTACGTCGTTACCTGCTCTGCCTGGACGACACCGCCAAGAAGGTCGGCAAGCTGCCAGGCCTGCAGGCACGCGAGAAGGCGGACCTGGACAAACTGCGCAAGGACCTCACCGCCACCACCGAGTACGCACCGTTCTGGGTGATTCTCGCGGTCGCCCTGGCCCTGGGCCTGGGTACCATGGTCGGCTGGAAACGCGTAGTGCTGACCATCGGCGAGAAGATCGGCAAACAAGGCATGACCTACGCCCAGGGCATGTCGGCGCAGATCACCGCAGCCTGCGCCATCGGCATGGCCAACATCTTCAGCCTGCCGGTCTCGACCACCCACGTACTGTCCTCGGGTGTGGCCGGTACCATGGTGGCGAACAAGAGCGGCCTGCAAGGTGGCACCGTGCGCACCATCCTGCTGGCCTGGGTACTGACCCTTCCGGCTACCGTGGGCTTGTCGGCAGCTTTGTTCTGGCTGGCGACCAAAGCCATCGGCTAA
- the pcaR gene encoding pca regulon transcriptional regulator PcaR, whose protein sequence is MTEETTPKGPGLNDNVRSSFASLAPPIVASPAKRIQAFTGDPDFMTSLARGLAVVQAFQERKRHLTIAQISHRTEIPRAAVRRCLHTLIKLGYATTDGRTYSLLPKVLTLGHAYLSSTPLAVSAQPYLDRMSDQLHEACNMATLEGDDILYIARSATVQRLISVDLSVGGRLPAYCTSMGRILLAALDDATLHEYLEHADLQAKTSRTLHDPVALLECLQLVRQQGWCVVDQELEQGLRSIAVPVYDASGQVLAALNVSTHAGRVSRTELEQRFLPIMLAASRDLSAQLFA, encoded by the coding sequence ATGACAGAAGAAACCACGCCCAAAGGGCCAGGATTGAACGACAACGTGCGTAGCTCGTTTGCGTCCCTGGCGCCGCCTATCGTTGCCTCGCCGGCCAAGCGTATCCAGGCCTTTACCGGTGACCCCGATTTCATGACCTCGCTGGCCCGGGGCCTGGCGGTAGTTCAGGCGTTCCAGGAGCGCAAGCGCCACCTGACCATCGCCCAGATCAGCCACCGCACGGAAATCCCCCGCGCCGCGGTACGCCGCTGCCTGCATACGCTGATCAAGCTCGGCTACGCCACCACCGACGGGCGCACCTATTCGCTGCTGCCCAAGGTGCTGACCCTGGGTCACGCCTACTTGTCGTCGACGCCGCTGGCGGTATCAGCGCAGCCTTATCTGGACCGCATGAGCGACCAGTTGCACGAGGCTTGCAACATGGCCACCCTGGAGGGCGACGACATTCTCTACATCGCCCGCTCGGCCACGGTGCAGCGCCTGATTTCGGTCGACCTGTCGGTTGGCGGGCGCCTGCCGGCTTATTGCACCTCCATGGGCCGTATCCTGTTGGCGGCGCTGGACGACGCAACCCTGCACGAATACCTCGAGCACGCCGACCTGCAGGCCAAGACCAGCCGCACCCTCCATGACCCGGTGGCCTTGCTCGAGTGCCTGCAGCTGGTTCGCCAGCAGGGCTGGTGCGTGGTCGACCAGGAGCTGGAGCAGGGCTTGCGCTCGATTGCCGTTCCGGTTTACGACGCCTCCGGCCAGGTGCTGGCGGCGCTCAACGTCAGTACCCATGCCGGACGGGTCAGCCGCACCGAGCTTGAACAGCGCTTCCTGCCGATCATGCTTGCCGCCAGTCGTGACCTCAGCGCGCAATTGTTCGCCTGA
- a CDS encoding MFS transporter encodes MNSPQAAVGNCLDVQSFINSQPLSRYQWRVVILCFLIVFLDGLDTAAMGFIAPALSQDWGIDRASLGPVMSAALIGMVFGALGSGPLADRFGRKVVLVGAVLLFGAFSLASAYSTNVDQLLVLRFLTGLGLGAGMPNATTLLSEYTPERHKSLLVTSMFCGFNLGMAGGGFISAKLIPAFGWHSLLLIGGVLPLVLAVVLVFWLPESARYLVVRNRGTDKVRKTLAPIEPAIVGQASSFSVPEQKTVKARNVFAVIFSGTYSVGTLLLWLTYFMGLVIVYLLTSWLPTLMRDSGASMEQAAFIGALFQFGGVLSAVAVGWAMDRYNPHKVIGTFYLLAGVFAYAVGQSLGNITLLATLVLIAGMCVNGAQSAMPSLAARFYPTQGRATGVSWMLGIGRFGAILGAWMGATLLGLGWNFEQVLTALVIPAALATTAVIIKGMVSHADAT; translated from the coding sequence ATGAATAGTCCTCAAGCTGCTGTCGGAAACTGCCTTGATGTGCAGTCCTTTATCAATAGCCAACCGCTGTCGCGCTACCAATGGCGGGTGGTGATCCTGTGCTTTCTGATCGTCTTCCTCGACGGCCTCGATACGGCGGCCATGGGCTTTATCGCCCCGGCCCTGTCCCAGGACTGGGGCATTGACCGGGCCAGCCTCGGCCCGGTGATGAGCGCTGCGTTGATCGGCATGGTCTTCGGTGCGCTGGGGTCCGGGCCGCTGGCCGATCGTTTCGGGCGCAAAGTCGTACTGGTGGGGGCAGTGCTGCTGTTCGGCGCGTTCAGCCTGGCGTCGGCCTACAGCACCAATGTTGACCAGTTGCTGGTGCTGCGTTTTCTCACCGGGCTGGGCCTGGGCGCGGGCATGCCCAATGCCACGACGCTGCTGTCCGAATACACCCCGGAGCGGCACAAGTCGCTGCTGGTGACCAGCATGTTCTGCGGCTTCAACCTGGGCATGGCCGGGGGTGGCTTCATTTCTGCCAAGCTGATCCCGGCGTTCGGCTGGCACAGCCTGCTGCTGATCGGCGGGGTTCTGCCACTGGTGCTGGCGGTGGTGCTGGTGTTCTGGCTGCCGGAGTCGGCGCGTTACCTGGTAGTGCGCAACCGCGGCACCGACAAGGTACGCAAGACCCTGGCGCCGATCGAGCCGGCCATCGTCGGCCAGGCATCGAGCTTCAGCGTGCCGGAGCAAAAGACAGTCAAAGCCCGCAACGTGTTTGCGGTGATCTTCTCCGGGACTTACAGCGTCGGCACTCTGCTCTTGTGGCTGACCTATTTCATGGGCCTGGTGATTGTCTACCTGCTGACCAGCTGGCTGCCAACCCTGATGCGCGACAGTGGCGCGAGCATGGAGCAGGCTGCCTTCATCGGTGCGCTGTTCCAGTTTGGCGGGGTGCTCAGCGCCGTGGCGGTGGGCTGGGCCATGGACCGTTACAACCCGCACAAGGTTATCGGCACCTTCTACTTGCTGGCCGGGGTGTTTGCCTACGCGGTAGGGCAGAGCCTGGGCAACATCACCCTTCTCGCGACCCTGGTGCTGATTGCCGGTATGTGCGTCAACGGTGCGCAGTCGGCGATGCCGTCGCTGGCGGCCCGCTTCTACCCGACCCAGGGGCGCGCCACCGGGGTGTCGTGGATGCTCGGTATCGGCCGTTTCGGGGCGATTCTCGGGGCGTGGATGGGCGCAACCCTGTTGGGCCTGGGCTGGAATTTCGAACAAGTGCTGACCGCGCTGGTGATCCCGGCGGCACTGGCCACCACGGCGGTGATTATCAAGGGCATGGTCAGTCACGCAGATGCGACCTGA
- a CDS encoding CoA transferase subunit A, whose translation MAEILSLHDAVKQFVNDGDSVALEGFTHLIPTAAGHEIIRQGKKDLTLVRMTPDLIYDQLIGAGCARKLIFSWGGNPGVGSLHRLRDAVEKHWPHAIEIEEHSHADLANAYVAGASGLPFAVLRAYAGSDLPKVNPLIKSVTCPFTGEVLAAVPSVRPDVTVIHAQKADRKGNVLLWGILGVQKEAALAAKRCIVTVEEIVDDLQAPMNACVLPTWALSAVCLVPGGAHPSYAHGYYERDNRFYQAWDPIARSRESFTAWVDQYIRGTADFTEFKAKLASAEAAQ comes from the coding sequence ATGGCTGAAATCCTCTCGCTCCACGACGCCGTGAAGCAGTTCGTCAACGACGGAGACAGCGTCGCCCTCGAAGGCTTCACGCACTTGATTCCGACTGCCGCCGGGCATGAAATCATTCGTCAGGGCAAGAAAGATCTGACCCTGGTACGCATGACGCCTGACCTGATCTACGACCAGCTGATCGGCGCCGGTTGCGCCCGCAAGCTGATTTTCTCCTGGGGCGGCAACCCGGGTGTCGGTTCCCTCCATCGCCTGCGCGACGCGGTTGAAAAACACTGGCCGCACGCTATCGAGATCGAAGAACACAGCCACGCCGACCTGGCCAACGCCTACGTCGCCGGCGCCTCGGGCCTGCCCTTCGCGGTGCTGCGTGCCTACGCAGGTTCCGACCTGCCGAAGGTCAACCCACTGATCAAGAGCGTCACTTGCCCGTTCACCGGTGAAGTTCTCGCCGCCGTGCCTTCGGTACGCCCGGACGTCACCGTGATTCACGCGCAAAAGGCCGACCGCAAGGGCAACGTGCTGCTCTGGGGCATTCTCGGTGTGCAGAAGGAAGCAGCCCTGGCGGCCAAGCGCTGCATCGTCACCGTCGAGGAAATTGTCGACGACCTCCAGGCGCCGATGAACGCCTGCGTGCTGCCGACCTGGGCGCTGTCTGCGGTGTGCCTGGTGCCGGGCGGCGCGCATCCGTCCTACGCCCATGGTTACTACGAGCGGGACAATCGCTTCTACCAGGCCTGGGACCCGATTGCCCGCAGCCGCGAAAGCTTCACGGCGTGGGTCGACCAGTACATTCGCGGCACCGCCGACTTCACTGAATTCAAGGCAAAATTGGCCAGCGCGGAGGCTGCACAATGA
- a CDS encoding CoA-transferase subunit beta produces MSYSTNEMMTVAAARRLRNGAVCFVGIGLPSKAANLARLTSSPDVVLIYESGPIGAKPSVLPLSIGDGELAETADTVVPTGEIFRYWLQGGRIDVGFLGAAQVDRFGNINTTVVGDYHQPKVRLPGAGGAPEIAGSAKQVLIILKQSNRAFVDKLDFITSVGHGEGGDSRKRLGLPGEGPVGIITDLCIMEPEAGTHEFVVTSIHPGVTREQIIAATGWAIRFADDVQTTVAPSDVELNALRDLEARTAAAHGQAPGEA; encoded by the coding sequence ATGAGCTACTCCACCAATGAAATGATGACCGTTGCCGCAGCCCGTCGCCTGCGCAATGGCGCCGTCTGCTTCGTCGGCATCGGCCTGCCGTCCAAGGCCGCCAACCTGGCGCGCCTGACCTCGTCGCCCGATGTCGTGCTGATTTACGAGTCCGGCCCGATCGGCGCCAAGCCAAGCGTGCTGCCGCTGTCGATCGGTGACGGCGAGCTGGCGGAAACCGCCGACACCGTGGTGCCGACCGGCGAGATCTTTCGCTACTGGCTGCAGGGCGGGCGCATCGATGTGGGCTTTCTCGGCGCGGCCCAGGTCGACCGCTTCGGCAACATCAACACCACCGTGGTCGGTGACTATCACCAGCCCAAAGTTCGCCTGCCAGGTGCCGGTGGCGCGCCGGAGATCGCCGGTTCCGCCAAGCAGGTGCTGATCATCCTCAAGCAGTCGAACCGCGCCTTTGTCGACAAGCTCGACTTCATTACCTCGGTCGGCCACGGCGAAGGCGGTGATTCACGCAAGCGCCTGGGCCTGCCAGGCGAGGGGCCGGTAGGCATTATTACCGACCTGTGCATCATGGAGCCGGAAGCCGGTACTCATGAGTTCGTGGTGACTTCGATTCACCCGGGCGTGACCCGCGAGCAGATCATCGCTGCCACCGGCTGGGCCATCCGTTTTGCCGACGACGTGCAAACCACCGTCGCGCCGAGCGATGTCGAGCTCAACGCCCTGCGCGACCTTGAAGCGCGCACCGCCGCCGCCCACGGCCAAGCGCCAGGAGAAGCCTGA
- the pcaF gene encoding 3-oxoadipyl-CoA thiolase, which translates to MMREVFICDAIRTPIGRFGGALASVRADDLAAVPLKALIERNPQVQWDQLDEVFLGCANQAGEDNRNVARMALLLAGLPDSVPGVTLNRLCASGMDAVGTAFRAIASGEMELAIAGGVESMSRAPFVMGKADNAYSRNMKLEDTTIGWRFINPLMKAQYGVDAMPQTADNVADDYQVSRADQDAFALRSQQRTAAAQAAGFFAEEIVPVRIAHKKGETVVEHDEHPRADTTLEALARLKPVNGADKTVTAGNASGVNDGAAALILASADAVKKHGLTPRARVLGMASAGVAPRVMGIGPVPAVRKLTERLGVAVADFDVIELNEAFASQGLAVLRELGLADDAPQVNPNGGAIALGHPLGMSGARLVLTALHHLEKSGGRKGLATMCVGVGQGLALAIERV; encoded by the coding sequence CTGATGCGTGAGGTATTTATCTGCGATGCCATTCGCACCCCCATTGGCCGCTTTGGCGGCGCCCTGGCCAGCGTGCGCGCCGACGACCTGGCGGCAGTGCCGCTCAAGGCGTTGATCGAGCGTAACCCGCAGGTACAGTGGGATCAGCTCGACGAGGTGTTCCTCGGTTGCGCCAACCAGGCCGGTGAAGACAACCGTAACGTCGCGCGCATGGCGCTGCTGCTGGCCGGCCTGCCAGACAGCGTGCCGGGGGTGACCCTCAACCGCCTCTGCGCCTCGGGCATGGACGCGGTGGGCACGGCCTTTCGCGCCATCGCCAGCGGCGAGATGGAGCTGGCGATTGCCGGCGGCGTCGAGTCGATGTCCCGGGCGCCGTTCGTCATGGGCAAGGCCGACAACGCCTACTCGCGCAACATGAAGCTGGAAGACACCACCATCGGCTGGCGCTTCATCAACCCGCTGATGAAGGCCCAGTACGGCGTCGATGCCATGCCGCAGACCGCCGACAACGTTGCCGACGATTATCAGGTCTCGCGTGCCGACCAGGACGCCTTTGCCCTGCGCAGCCAGCAACGCACGGCTGCCGCCCAGGCTGCGGGCTTCTTTGCCGAAGAGATCGTGCCGGTGCGCATCGCCCATAAAAAGGGCGAGACGGTCGTTGAGCACGACGAGCACCCGCGCGCCGACACCACCCTCGAAGCCCTGGCCCGCCTCAAGCCAGTCAACGGCGCGGACAAGACCGTCACCGCCGGCAATGCCTCGGGGGTCAACGACGGTGCTGCGGCGCTGATCCTGGCCTCGGCAGACGCAGTGAAAAAGCATGGCCTGACCCCGCGGGCGCGGGTGCTTGGCATGGCCAGTGCCGGTGTGGCGCCGCGGGTAATGGGCATCGGCCCGGTGCCGGCGGTGCGCAAACTGACCGAGCGCCTGGGCGTGGCGGTGGCTGATTTTGATGTCATCGAACTCAACGAAGCCTTTGCCAGCCAGGGCCTGGCCGTGCTGCGCGAACTCGGCCTGGCCGACGATGCGCCGCAGGTCAATCCCAACGGCGGCGCCATTGCCCTTGGCCATCCGCTGGGTATGAGCGGCGCGCGCCTGGTCCTTACCGCTTTGCACCACCTGGAGAAATCCGGCGGACGCAAAGGCCTGGCGACCATGTGTGTCGGCGTCGGCCAGGGCCTGGCCCTGGCCATCGAGCGGGTGTAA